A region from the Gallaecimonas xiamenensis 3-C-1 genome encodes:
- a CDS encoding M23 family metallopeptidase produces MKGAFWLLLVLLCPSLALACDGQLCMSMQERQNKVVLVAQNSGTAPVTVKVEAQFSGLKAEPAIPLLAQLGPRESRAVAIFTKLGPWKLRYWYNWARGSASAVHDDSVLYRLPWLKGRFRVLQGWGGRFSHQELHSLYALDIAMPEGTPIVAARAGRVVAMRMDSTRGCDSRRCIQDANYLVLEQEDGTLAEYFHLQANSARVALEQWVLAGQVIGAAGNTGFSTEPHLHFVVKTANQDGEPQSLPVNFDTKEEGPRRGLMAGHLYQAPAQTQLARQP; encoded by the coding sequence ATGAAGGGAGCCTTCTGGTTACTGCTGGTGCTGCTTTGCCCATCCCTGGCTTTGGCCTGTGATGGACAGCTGTGCATGAGTATGCAGGAGCGGCAGAACAAGGTGGTGTTGGTGGCCCAGAACAGCGGTACCGCCCCTGTCACCGTCAAGGTCGAGGCTCAGTTCAGCGGCCTCAAGGCCGAACCTGCCATCCCGTTGCTGGCCCAGCTTGGCCCAAGGGAGAGCCGGGCGGTGGCGATCTTCACCAAGCTTGGGCCCTGGAAACTGCGCTATTGGTACAACTGGGCCAGAGGCAGCGCCAGCGCCGTCCACGACGACAGCGTGCTCTACCGCTTGCCTTGGCTTAAAGGCCGCTTCCGGGTGCTGCAGGGCTGGGGCGGGCGTTTTTCCCACCAGGAACTCCATAGCCTTTATGCCCTGGATATCGCCATGCCGGAGGGCACCCCCATAGTGGCGGCCCGGGCCGGGCGGGTGGTGGCGATGCGGATGGACTCCACCCGGGGCTGCGACAGCCGCCGCTGTATCCAGGACGCCAACTATCTGGTGCTGGAGCAGGAAGACGGTACTTTGGCCGAGTACTTTCATTTGCAAGCCAACAGCGCCAGGGTGGCCCTTGAGCAATGGGTGCTGGCAGGGCAGGTAATTGGGGCGGCGGGCAATACCGGCTTTTCCACCGAACCGCACCTGCACTTTGTGGTCAAGACCGCCAATCAGGACGGTGAGCCCCAGTCCCTGCCTGTCAACTTCGATACCAAAGAAGAGGGCCCAAGACGGGGCCTGATGGCAGGACACCTTTACCAGGCCCCGGCCCAGACCCAACTGGCCCGTCAGCCTTAG
- the sbcB gene encoding exodeoxyribonuclease I — MTASLLFHDFETFGTDPKKDRPCQFAAIRTDEQLNPIDSPKVWFSQPTDDYLPHPMACLITGITPQQAMAKGVAEPEFIRLIHQEMSQPQTCSLGYNTLRFDDEVTRFTLYRNFYDPYEREWQNGNSRWDLIDMVRATYALRPEGIEWPYYEDGSPCFKLEELSKANALVHARAHDALSDVEATIGLAKLIRDRQPKLYDYFFKLRRKQAVTALIDVINLQPLVHTSSRFPGLQGCSTYVVPLAWHPVNKNAVIVVDLNGDLAPLLDLDGQALRQRLYTRSADLEEGQSRLPVKLVHLNKCPILAPAKTLGPERADELGIDRNRCRQNLDTLKAHPELRDKLVELFSDSGDFAEQDAEEALYGGFISDADKASMALVRANQDPNRLTQIHFKDPRLNTLLFRYRARYFAQTLTEKEQLRWRQYREEVLVQGSRGFGMQDFMLELEVLAEERADDEKAMAILKQLYLYAQNL, encoded by the coding sequence ATGACTGCCAGCCTGCTTTTTCACGATTTTGAGACATTCGGCACCGATCCTAAAAAGGACAGGCCCTGCCAGTTCGCCGCCATCCGTACCGACGAACAGCTCAACCCCATCGACAGCCCCAAGGTCTGGTTCAGTCAGCCCACAGACGACTACCTGCCCCACCCCATGGCCTGCCTTATCACCGGCATCACCCCCCAGCAGGCCATGGCCAAAGGCGTGGCGGAGCCCGAATTCATTCGCCTTATCCACCAGGAGATGAGTCAGCCCCAGACTTGCAGCCTGGGTTACAACACCCTGAGGTTCGATGACGAGGTCACCCGTTTTACCCTGTATCGCAATTTCTACGACCCCTATGAGCGGGAGTGGCAAAACGGTAACAGCCGCTGGGACTTGATAGACATGGTGCGGGCCACCTATGCCCTGCGCCCCGAGGGTATCGAATGGCCCTATTACGAAGATGGCAGCCCTTGCTTCAAGCTCGAAGAGCTGTCCAAGGCCAATGCCCTGGTCCATGCCCGCGCCCACGACGCCCTGTCGGACGTGGAGGCCACCATTGGCCTTGCCAAGCTGATCCGCGACCGCCAGCCCAAGCTCTATGACTATTTTTTCAAGCTGCGCCGCAAGCAGGCGGTAACGGCCCTTATCGACGTCATTAACCTGCAACCCCTGGTACATACCTCCAGCCGCTTCCCGGGCCTGCAAGGCTGCAGTACCTACGTGGTGCCCCTGGCCTGGCACCCGGTCAACAAAAATGCGGTGATCGTCGTGGATCTCAACGGCGATCTGGCGCCGCTTTTAGATTTGGACGGCCAGGCCCTGCGCCAGCGGCTCTACACCCGCAGCGCCGATCTGGAAGAAGGCCAATCGCGGCTGCCGGTCAAGCTGGTTCACCTCAACAAGTGTCCCATTCTGGCCCCGGCCAAGACCCTGGGCCCGGAGCGGGCCGACGAGCTGGGTATAGACCGCAACCGCTGCCGCCAAAACCTCGACACCCTCAAAGCCCACCCAGAGCTGCGCGACAAGCTGGTGGAACTGTTTAGCGACAGCGGTGACTTTGCCGAACAGGACGCCGAAGAAGCCCTTTATGGCGGCTTTATCAGCGATGCCGACAAGGCCAGCATGGCCCTGGTGCGGGCCAACCAGGACCCTAACCGCCTGACCCAGATCCACTTCAAAGACCCCCGCCTTAACACCCTGCTGTTTCGTTATCGCGCCCGCTACTTTGCCCAGACCCTCACCGAAAAAGAGCAGCTGCGCTGGCGCCAGTACCGGGAAGAAGTGCTGGTACAGGGCAGCCGGGGCTTTGGTATGCAGGATTTCATGCTGGAACTGGAAGTCTTGGCCGAGGAAAGGGCCGATGACGAAAAAGCCATGGCTATCCTCAAGCAGCTTTACCTCTACGCCCAAAACCTCTAA
- a CDS encoding DUF3592 domain-containing protein, whose protein sequence is MQTDVPPNNDNRWLPHLLLVPFVIFAIIALLMAVKFSLSVQDRVSWLDNAQKTRGVVRQHLVKHLPQRFGMKEKLQLAIYYNDKKGHWHEFISQSDLTEYNPFATPPQVGERLWLYYLPDKPQQARLADFNAFWLPVILEGVFLLFSALLGFGPLIYIWLKRKG, encoded by the coding sequence ATGCAGACAGACGTTCCACCTAACAACGATAATCGCTGGTTGCCGCACTTGCTGCTGGTACCCTTCGTGATCTTCGCGATTATCGCGCTGCTGATGGCCGTAAAATTCAGCCTGTCCGTCCAGGACCGCGTCAGTTGGCTAGATAATGCCCAGAAGACCCGTGGCGTGGTGCGCCAACACTTGGTCAAGCACCTGCCCCAGCGCTTTGGCATGAAGGAAAAGCTGCAGCTGGCCATCTACTACAACGACAAGAAAGGCCATTGGCACGAATTTATTTCCCAAAGTGACCTGACCGAGTACAACCCCTTTGCCACCCCACCCCAAGTCGGGGAAAGGCTCTGGCTCTATTACCTGCCCGACAAACCTCAACAGGCCCGCCTGGCCGATTTCAACGCCTTTTGGCTGCCGGTGATCCTCGAAGGGGTGTTCCTGTTGTTCTCCGCCCTGCTGGGCTTTGGCCCCTTGATTTATATCTGGCTCAAACGCAAAGGCTAA